Below is a genomic region from Gillisia sp. Hel_I_86.
TTCGCCAATTTCTGAGCGTGGCGCCAGAATAGATGATAAACGCTCTGAGGCGGCAATGGAGACAAGAAAACAACAAGGTTACTTTTAAACAATAAATAACAAAATGGAAGTTCTAAAAATAGCAACGGCAGGCAGTGTAGATGATGGGAAGAGTACGTTGATAGGAAGATTGTTGTATGACACCAAATCCCTAACTACAGACAAATTGGAAGCTATTGAAAAAAGCAGTAGAAAGAAAGGCCTGGATTATCTGGATTTTTCTTTAGCTACAGATGGGTTGGTGGCAGAGCGGGAACAAGGGATCACAATAGATGTTGCACATATTTATTTCTCGACCAAAAAGAAGAGCTATATCATCGCTGATACTCCTGGACATGTGGAATATACAAGAAATATGGTGACAGGAGCTTCTACTTCACAGGTTTCAATTATTTTGATCGATGCCAGAAAAGGGGTGATCGAGCAAACTCAACGGCACTTTTTTATCAATAATCTTTTAAGGTTAAAAGAAGTTGTAGTGGCGGTGAATAAAATGGATCTGGTGAATTATTCGGAAGAGGTCTTCAACGAAATAGTATCAGATTTTAAAAAGATCCAGAAGGAAAGTGAGTATAAAGATCAAAAAGTGACATTTATCCCTGTGAGTGCTTTGTGGGGCGAAAACATAGCTGAAGCTTCTACGAATATGGAGTGGTATCAAGGGGACACTGTATTGGATCATCTTGAAAACATTAAAACCGAAGATTTTCAGAAAAACACCCAAGCCAGATTTCCGGTGCAAACCGTTATTAGGCCCAAAACCAAAGAGCATAGGGATTTTAGGGGCTATGCAGGTAAGTTGAGTGGCGGAAACCTAAAGGTGGGAGAATTTGTTACCGTCTTGCCCAGTTTAACCAGCAGTAAGATCAAAGAGATCTATTTTTTCGATAAAAAATATGAGGAGGCAAGTTCAGGAAGTTCTGTAACAATTACTTTGGAGGATGATATAAACATTGCCCGAGGAGATACTTTGGTGAAATCTGATGAGATAGCAACGTCTTCTAAAAATTTAAGATCTACCATTTGCTGGATGGATTCCAAATCCCTGGTTCCGGGTGCCAAGTATTTACTTCAACATAATACAAACCGAATCCTTACTAAGATCAATTCCATTGAAACCCTGAAAATTGGGAATTATGATGCAGGTGAGATAAATTCGAATTTGTATTTAAATCAGATCGGGCAGGTAACTTTAAAGCTAAGTAAGAATATTTATGCCGATACTTACAAGAATAATCCTGAAAACGGAAGGTTCATCCTTATAGATCCTATAACCAATACCACGGCAGGAGTAGGTTTTATAGATTCTTTGAATATTTAATCTCTCCCTCAATTGTTAACCTATATTCATTCTGGATTTATTAAATTTGACCAAATTCTGAAACAAAATGAAGATCCATTTAAAACGTTTGAACACCAACTATCTTTTTGAAACCAAAAATGAGCGAGGAGATGTGGTGCTTCTCGACAACAAATCTGAAGAAGAACCAAAAGGATCCAGCCCAATGGATCTTATTTTGAGAGGAATTGCAGGATGCAGCGGCATAGATGTGGTAATGATATTAAAAAAACAGCAGCATGAACTCGAAGATCTACAAATCGAGGTGGAAGGTTTTCGCGAAGATGGGGCCATACCAAATGTCTTTAAAAAAATCAATTTAAATTTTATTTTACAAGGAGATGTATCCGCTGCCAAAGTTAAGAGAGCAGTTAAGTTGTCTATGGATAAATATTGTTCGGTTTCAAAAATGTTGGGAAAAGCTGCGATTATTACTTATTCTATCACTTTAAATGGGGAAGAAATTAATTGAGTTCAACCCCTCAAAAAGGGTTTATTTCCTTCCCATCCGGATAGCGCTATCTGGATGTTTCGGGTTTTCAAAAATAATTTTATCCCTATAATTATCTTAACACACTTGGTAGGCTTTCATTGAAGTTTGTGATTTTAAAGATAGCACTTGGAATTGCGCAAACTAAGTGTATCTTTACAAGATATTTAAGTTCTTATTTATTTTTAAAACGTTATCAAGAAAGGTGGAGGGATAAGACCCTATGAAACCTTGGCAACCCTCCTTTTGGAGAAGGTGCTACATTCTACCACGCTCAGGCGTGGATAGATAACAAAAAGAATCCTTTCTTCCTTCTTTTTTGATACATATATACTTTATAAAATGTCAAAATTAGAAGAAATCCTTTCCGAAAAAATATTAATCCTCGATGGTGCAATGGGCACCATGCTTCAAGAATATAAATTCTCTGAAGAAGATTTCCGTGGCGCTCGTTTTGCCGATTGGCCAAAATCCCTAAAGGGCAATAATGATCTTTTATCGCTTACCCAGCCTCACGCTATCGAGGAGATCCATAGAAAATATTTTCTAGCGGGTGCCGATATTGTAGAGACCAACACCTTTTCTGGAACTACCATAGCCATGGCAGATTATGGAATGGAAGAGCTGGTCTATGAGCTAAATTTTGAATCGGCCAGAATCGCTAAAAAAGTAGCGATAGAACTTACTTTGGAAGAGCCATCCAAACCGAGGTTTGTAGCAGGTGCAATCGGGCCTACCAACAAAACGGCAAGCATGTCCCCAGAGGTGAACGATCCGGGATTTAGGGCCATTTCTTTTGAAGAATTGTTGGTTGCCTATAAGCTTCAAGCTCGTGCCTTAATAGAAGGCGGAGTGGATGTTTTATTGGTGGAGACTGTATTTGATACCCTAAATGCAAAAGCGGCTTTATACGCAATAGATGAATTAAAAGAGGAACTTCAATCCGAAATTCCTGTGATGATAAGTGGCACTATTACAGATGCTTCAGGAAGAACCCTCTCTGGGCAAACTGCAGAGGCATTTCTAATTTCAATTTCACATATGAATTTGCTAAGTGTTGGTTTCAACTGTGCCCTTGGTGCAAGTCAACTCACCCCACATTTAGAGGTTCTGGCACGAAAAAGCAATTTTGGGATCTCTGCCTATCCAAACGCAGGATTGCCAAATGCCTTTGGGGAATATGATGAAACCCCAGAGAGCATGGCAGGGCAAATTCGTGAATATTTGGAGAAAGGATTGGTGAATATCTTGGGTGGGTGTTGTGGAACAACTCCTGCGCATATAAAAGCCATTGCAAAAATAGCCAAGGAATACCAGCCCAGACCGCTTAAAAAAATATTGAACCCAGAAACAACCCTATAAATATGTTAGAATTTAGAGCATTAAAACTTTCGGGTTTAGAGCCGCTTGTTATTACTCCAGAAAGCAATTTCGTGAATGTTGGCGAGCGTACGAACATGTCTGGTTCCAAAAAATTCCTCCGATTAATAAAGGAGGAAAAATATGAAGAAGCCATTGGCATTGCGAGAGAACAAGTGGATGAAGGAGCGCAGATCATAGATGTAAACATGGACGATGGCATGGTAGATGGCAAAGCAGCTATGGTTAAGTTCCTGAACTTGATCGTTGCAGAACCCGATATTGCCAGGGTGCCAATAATGATAGATAGTTCCAAATGGGAGATCATAGAAGCCGGGTTACGAGTTGTTCAGGGGAAATGTGTGGTAAATTCCATTAGCTTAAAAGAAGGGGAAGAAGTATTCATCGATCAGGCAAAAAAAGTAAAACGATACGGTGCCGCCGTAATAATTATGGCTTTTGATGAATTGGGCCAAGCCGATACATTGGATCGAAGAATAGAAATCGCAAAGCGGTCCTATAACATACTTACCCAAAAGGTAGGTCTCGCACCAGAAGATATCATTTTCGATCTCAATATATTTCCGGTGGCTACAGGAATGGACGAACACCGAAGAAATGCGATAGATTTTATCGAGGCAACACGTTGGGTAAAATCGAATCTACCTCATGCCAGTATTAGTGGAGGTGTGAGCAATGTGTCTTTTTCCTTTAGAGGGAATAATCCTGTGAGGGAAGCAATGCATTCGGTTTTCTTATACCACGCCATAAAGGCCGGGATGAATATTGGAATAGTTAACCCGGCAATGTTAGAGGTGTACGATAATATTCCGAAAGATCTCTTAGAGCATGTGGAAGATGTTATTCTAGATAGAAGGGATGATGCAACAGATCGGCTTTTAACTTTTGCTGAAACGGTTACCGGCTCTGTTCGCGAGAACAAGATAGATCTCTCATGGAGGGAAAAACCTTTGCAGGAAAGAATTACACACGCATTGGTTAGAGGTGTGGATGCATATATTTTAGAGGATGTGGAAATTGCCCGATTAGCATCTTCCAGACCCATTGAGGTGATTGAAGGTTTTTTAATGACCGGAATGAATGTGGTGGGAGATCTTTTTGGAAGTGGGAAAATGTTCTTGCCTCAAGTGGTGAAATCGGCTAGGGTCATGAAAAAAGCGGTAGCTTATTTGCTGCCATTTATAGAAGCAGCTAAAGATGGCTCTACAGGAAAAGGTGCAAAAGGCAGGATCTTAATGGCGACCGTTAAGGGAGATGTGCACGATATAGGGAAGAATATTGTAGGTGTAGTGCTGGGCTGCAATAATTACGAAATCATAGATCTAGGTGTCATGGTGGCTCCGGAAAAGATCATTGAGATAGCAAAACTGGAAAATGTGGATGCCATTGGCCTAAGCGGACTTATAACGCCTTCTTTAGATGAAATGGTGTATTTGGCCAAGGAAATGCAACGTCAAAATTTTACGGTTCCCTTATTAATTGGCGGTGCTACTACTTCAAAAGCGCATACTGCTGTGAAGATAGATCCTCATTACACCAATGCAGTGATCCATGTGAATGATGCCTCCCGCGCAGTAAATGTGGTAAATGATCTTCTGAAAAAAGAAACTTCGGAACAATATTTTAAAGATATCAAAACAAATTATGAAGTTTTCAGAACCAATTTTCAGAAGCGTAGTAAAGTGAAGGATTTTCTTCCGCTAGAACTGGCACGCGAAAATAAATTCCAGATCAATTGGAAAACTTCGGAAATTGTTAAGCCCAATAAACTGGGAGTTCAGGTAATTGAAGATTTGGAGCTTGAAAAATTGGTGCCTTTTTTGGATTGGACGCCATTCTTCAGAAGTTGGGAGCTGCATGGTAAATACCCTGCGATTTTAACCGATGAGGTTGTGGGGGAACAAGCGTCAATTTTATTTAATGAAGCACAGCAACTTCTAAAGAAGATCCTAAATGAGAAATTACTGAAGGCGAAAGCGGTGTTTGGATTATTTCCGGCAAATTCAGTTGAAGACGATGATATAGAGATAACCATTTCTGAAGGGAATGAAGAAAAAAAGAAGGTTTTTCGCACTTTGAGGCAACAACTCAAAAAGTATGAAGGCAAGCCAAATTTTGCTTTGGCAGATTTTATCGCGCCCAAGGATTCTGGTATTCAGGATTATATTGGCTGTTTTTGTGTGAGTACAGGTTTTGGGACCCAAGAACTTGCTTCCAAATTTGAAGCCGATCTGGATGATTACAATGCGATCATGGTAAAAGCTCTGGCCGATAGATTGGCCGAAGCCTTTGCAGAGTATCTTCATAAAAAGGTACGAACCGAAGATTGGGGATATGCGGCCAAAGAAGAACTTTCCAATGAAGATCTTATCAAAGAAAGCTACAAAGGGATTCGTCCTGCTCCCGGATATCCAGCCTGTCCAGATCATTTAGAAAAAATCACTATTTGGGACGTTCTGAAGGTTGAAGAAAACATAGGCGTTAAACTCACGGATAGTTTGGCTATGTGGCCAGCAGCCAGTGTGAGTGGCTATTACTTTGGGAATTCTGAAGCTAAATACTTCGGACTTGGAAAGATAAAATTAGATCAGGTGCAGGATTTTGCAAAACGAAAAAAAATTCCTGTAGAAAAAGCAGAGAAATGGTTGAATCCTTCAATTTCAGATCAATAAATAGATGAAAATAACAGAACATATTACTGCCGCTAAAGGCAAAACACTTTTTTCTTTTGAAATATTACCGCCCCTAAAAGGGCAGAACATCCAATCTATTTTTGATGGAATAGATCCCTTGATGGAGTTCAACCCTCCGTTTATAGATGTGACCTATCATAGGGAAGAATATGTGTATATAGAGCAACCCAACGGATTTTTAGAAAAAAAAGTGGTTAGAAAAAGGCCAGGAACGGTGGGTATTTGTGCCGCAATTCAGAACAAATACGGAATAGATGCGGTGCCGCATATCCTTTGTGGAGGATTTACCAAGGAAGATACCGAGAACTTCCTAATAGATCTTGATTTTTTGGGCATTAACAACGTCATGGCACTTCGCGGGGATGCCGTGAAAAGCGAAACCTATTTTAAACCGGAGCCAAATGGCAATTGTTTCGCATCAGATCTGGTTTCTCAAATCCAAGAAATGAACCAAGGGCAATATCTGGATACTCCTTTGGAAAAAAACCATACCACTGATTTTTGCGTAGGTGTTGCTGGATACCCTGAGAAGCATATGGAAGCACCAAGTTTGGATAACGACATAGAAAGGTTGAAAACAAAAGTTGCTGCCGGAGCAGAATATGTGGTTACCCAAATGTTTTACGATAATTCAAAATTCTTTGAGTTTGTGGCAAAATGTAGAAAAAGTGGCATTACCGTCCCAATAATTCCAGGGCTTAAACCCCTTGCAACCAAAAGGCAACTTACCAATATTCCACATAGGTTTCATGTGGATTTGCCTGAAGAACTTATAAAGGCAGTTAATAATTGCAAGACCGATTTGGAGGTTCGGGAAGTAGGTGTAGAATGGTGCACCGCTCAAAGCAAAGAACTAATAAGTTCTGGTGTAGATGTGCTGCATTATTATTCTATGGGGAAAAGCACAAATATTCATAAAATCGCTTCTTCGGTTTTTTAAAATAATAGATTAGATTTGCCCCCTATGAAAAAATGCTTGCTAGTCCTACTTTTGGTTTTTTCTGCCACTTCTTCTGCTCAAGAGGAGATTAAAAAGTATTATTCCTTAGATGCGAATTATTTTTATGGCTCCATCATTGAACATAACCCTGATATTGCCCACTTAATTACAGGCCATCCTACTGGAATTATTTTAAGCTTCAACAGAAAAACCTACGGTTTAGAAGCTTGGGAGCGCAGATATAATTACCCGGATTTTGGGTATTCATTCACCTATCAGGATCTTAAAAATCAGTATTTAGGTAAGAATTATGCCTTGTATGCCCATTTTAATTTCTATTTTTTAAAGCGGAATTTAATGTTCAGGATAGGACAGGGGGTGGCTTATGCCACGAATCCTTATAATGCGGAATCCAATTATATCAATAATGCTTACGGATCCAGATTGTTGAGCTCTACTTATCTCATGGGGAACTATCATAGGCAAAATATTTATAAAGGATTTGGAGTGCAGGCAGGAGTTTCAATAATCCACTATTCCAATGCCGACTTTAAATCTCCCAACAACAGCACCAATACCTTTACTTTTAATGTTGGGTTGAATTATCAACTGGATTATGAAAATATTCCCGAATATGTAGAAAAAGACCCGAAGGAGAAAAAATATACAGAACCTGTTCATTATAATTTTGTCCTTAGAGGCGGTGTGAACACAACAGGAGTAATTGGTTCCAAACAGTATCCGTTTTTAACGGTTACAGGTTTTGCAGATAAAGTGATCAATAAAAAAAGCACTTTGCAAGCTGGGGCAGAAATTTTCTTTTCTAAGGCTTTGGAAGAATTTATCTATTTTCAATCTGTTGCATTTCCGCAGGGAAAAACCGTTGGGGATGAAGATGCTAAAAGAGTTGGGGTTTTTATTGGACATCAATTAACCTTCAATAAATTGTCTTTAATTACTCAGGTAGGTTACTATGCCTATTATCCTTACGATAATTACGTGGAGCGGTTGTATAATAGACTAGGTTTAAGAAGAAAGATAAGCGAACATTGGTGGGCATCGGCAACGGTGAGGTCTCATGCTGCCAATGCCGAAGCTGTGGAATTTTCAATAGGATATAGATTGTAGGATATGAAAAAGTTGGTTTTTTTAATACTCTCTACTTTTTTACTAAGTAGTTGTGATGCCGAAGATGCTCCCGGTTGTTTCAAAAAAGCAGGGGAGATCGTGCAGGATGAAGTTCTAGTTGATTCTTTTAATGAAATAATTGTTTACGAAAGAGTAAAGCTATTCATTCAGCAAGGACCAGTTCAAAAAGTGTTGATAGAAACCGGGGAGAATCTAAGAAAAGATGTTTCTGTTGAAGTAATAGCTAATAGATTGAGCATCCGAAATGGGAATTCCTGCAACTTGGTGCGGGATTATGAAATCACTAAAGTATATGTAACTGTTCCAGAACTTACGTGGCTTCAGAACAGCAGCGGGAGCGCTATAGCATCTATTGGAACCCTTAAACTGAACAATCTTTGGCTCCGCTCGGTAAATCAGGAAAACGATTTGTCCATTCACACCGATGGCGATTTTATTTTAGACTTGGATGTGGGAAATTTAAGGATTACCAACGATAATGTTTCCAATTATTTCCTGTCGGGAAAAGTGGAGAATTTTAACGTGTTCTTTGCCGCAGGAGATAGCAGATTGGATGCTCCTAATTTAATTGTTCAGAAATATGAGATCTTTCATAGGGGCACCAATAAAATGATTTTGTTCCCAGTTCAATCCCTTAAAGGGGAATTACGCAGCAGTGGAAATGTGATCGCAAAGAACAGGCCTCCAATTGTGGATGTAGAGGAATACTATACCGGGAGGCTTATTTTTGAGTAGTCAATTCTGAAAACAAGGTTTCCAGATTCTTGGATTTTCTATTTAGCTGAAGGGTTTTTAACCCGTTATCATGGGCGAAATCGAAAACTGCCGGGCGCATGTCTTTATCTGTGTTGAATTTAAGTTCGTAATGAAATCCGCCTATGTTTTTTGCAGACACCAGATTTGGCAATGCGTTTAAAGCAACTTCCTCTATTCGATAATCGAATTCCACCTGAATAATTTGCTCTTTTTCATCACGCAATTCCTCCATTTTCATATCGGCTACAATTACACCTTTGTCTATTATGATAACACGGTCGCAAATGGCTTCTACCTCTTGCATGATATGCGTGGAAAGAAAAACGGTTTTTTGTTTTCCAACCTTTAAGATCAAATTCCTAATCTCTGTAAGCTGATTTGGGTCTAAACCGGTAGTGGGTTCATCTAAAATCAATACTTCCGGATCGTGTAAAAGCGCTGCGGCAAGCCCAACCCGTTGTCTATATCCCTTAGAAAGTTGCTCGATCTTTTTGTTGGCTTCAGGCACCAGTCCAGTCATTTCTATTACTTCTTCGATCCTGGAATTAGCTGTATTGTATATAGAAGCATTAAAAGCCAAATATTCCCGTACGTACATTTCGGTATACAATGGATTGTGTTCCGGTAAGTAACCAATAGCTCGCTGTACTGCTTTTAAATCTTCGGAAAGCAACGTGTTGTTCACGCTCGCCACGCCTTCAGATGCACTTAAATAACCCGTAAGGATCTTCATAAGAGTAGATTTTCCTGCCCCGTTGGGCCCCAGAAATCCTACGATCTCACCTTTTTCGATTTGGAAGGAAACCTTATCCAAGGCTTTTTGTTCCCCGTAATATTTAGATATTTCTTTAACAGAAATGGACATAGCAAAGCTTTTTTCAAAAGTATGGATAAATTTATTTTAAAAGGGTTCTCACTAAAACGTTATCGTGAAAAAAATATAAAAAATTATAGGTCATATTAAATTAAATACTACATTAGCGGTAGTTAAAACAACAATGAAGAATATAATTACCTGGACTGCATTCTATTATTTTTATTTCTATTATGGAGATAAGATCGGGAGCGTCATGTAATTAAATTTATAAATTATATAAAGAGGTCCTGATTTCATCTAAATCAGGACCTCTTTTTTTTGAAAAATTTTAAAATGGAAAAAATAATAGGAATTCAAGGGGTTCAAGGCTCTTTTCATCATTTGGTTGCCCAAGAATATTTTGGAACAAACGTGGAGGTGCTGGAATGTATGTCTTTTCATGAGTTAGTGAATTCCCTTGTTGCCGGAGAATCTCGGGAAATAGTGATGGCTATAGAGAATTCTATCGTTGGTTCCATATTACCAAATTATGCGCTTATTGATGAGCATGACCTGAAGGTGGTAGGTGAACATTATATTCCTATTAATATGAATTTAATGGCATTGCCGGGACAAGATATTTCTGAGATCAAAAAGGTGTATTCGCATCCTATGGCTCTGCTTCAGTGCAAAGAATTTTTTAAAAAACATCCACATATAAAATTGATAGAGGATACTGATACCGCTGAAGTAGCCAGAAGGATTTCAGAAAAACAATCTAAGGGAATTGGAGCTGTGGCGAGTACAATGGCAGCCGAAATATTTGGATTGGAAATTCTTGCTGAAGGTATTCACACTAAAAAAAGCAATGCTACCAGATTCTTGATTGTAAGCACCACAAAAAAAGAACCTAATGGAATAAAGATAGATAAGGCTTCCTTGAAATTTGAATTGGAAAGCCGAAGAGGAAGCCTGGTATCTGTCTTGAATATTATCCGGGACTATAATTTGGACATGACTAAAATACAGTCCATGCCAATAATTGAAACCCCTTGGAAATATTCATTTTTCGTGGATGTGATTTTCGAGGATTACTCAGAATTCCAAAAAGCCATGGAAATCATGGAAGTGATGACAGAACATCTAAAGATTTTAGGCACCTACAAAAATAATTTATAATGATCCAAGCAGAACGATTGAACGAGGTAAAGGAATACTATTTTTCTTCAAAATTGCGGGAAGTAAGGGCGTTGGAGGCCTCTGGGAAACCAATTATCAACTTGGGCATAGGAAGCCCGGATCTTCCTCCACCCGTAGAAGTGATAAAAGGTTTAAATGATGCCTTAGCAAATACGGCAGCGCATCAATACCAGCCTTATAAGGGAACTACAGATTTTAGAAATGCGATAAAAGAATTTTATAGTGCCCACTACTCGGTTGGTCTTGATGCAGAAAAAGAAATTCTTCCCCTAATGGGGAGCAAAGAAGGGATTTTACATATTTCTATGGCTTTTCTTAACGAAGGCGATGAGGTTTTAATTCCAAATCCTGGATATCCCACTTATTTTTCGGTTACCAAACTAGTTGGTGCAGAACCTGTTTTTTATGATCTGAATGGACAAGGCAATTGGTTGCCCGATTTGGAGAGTTTAGCAAAGAAAGATCTTAGTAAGGTAAAATTGATGTGGGTGAACTATCCCCATATGCCAACCGGGGCTTCGGCAACAAAAAAGGTATTTCAGGATCTGGTAGCATTTGCAAAAAAGTATCATATCCTCATCGTAAACGATAATCCATATAGCTTCATTCTTAACGATCACCCTATTAGTATTTTGGAAGCAGAAGGAGCTAAGGAGGTAGCACTGGAATTAAATTCGCTTAGCAAAAGTTTTAACATGGCCGGATGGCGAATAGGAATGCTATGTGGAAATGAGGATAATTTAAATTCCGTTTTAAAAGTGAAATCCAATATGGATAGCGGCATGTTTTTTCCTTTGCAAGCGGGAGCAGCCATAGCTTTGCGTTTACCCAAAGAATGGTTTAACGAATTGAATACTATTTATGGAACACGAAAGAAATTGGTATTGGAACTAGCTTCAAAATTGAACTGTATTCCGGAAAAGGATCAAACCGGGATGTTTGTATGGGCAAAGGTGCCGTTGGATACCACATCGGAATTATTTGTAGATCGTTTATTGCATACCTATGATCTGTTTGCAACTCCTGGTTTCATTTTTGGCGATCAAGGCGAAGGATATATACGCTTCTCCCTTTGTACTACAGAGGAGAAAATTAAGGAAGCAATTAATAGAATTAAATAATGAGAGTACATATTATAGGTGTGGGCCTCATAGGCGGATCGTTCGCTATCGATATTAGAAATGCATTTTCTGGAGTGCAGTTGGTTGGTGTAGATAATAATCCAGATCATCTTCAACAGGCATTGTCCTTAGGAATCATTGATAAGGTTGAAGAATTAAACGATGTTAGGTCCTCAGACCTGGTAATTGTGGCGGTGCCCGTAGATGTGAGTATTCCACTTATTAAACAGGTGTTGGATGTCGTAGAAGATCACACCTTGGTGATCGATACCGGATCTACTAAAGGCAAGCTCTGCGAGGCTTTAAGCACTCATCCAAATCGTCGTAATTTCTTGGCTGCGCATCCCATTTCGGGCACAGAGTTTTCCGGACCACAAGCAGCAATAAAGGATCTTTACAGGAATAAAACAAATATTATATGTGAAGTAGAAAAAACGGCATTCAAATTACAGGAAAGAGCATTGGCGCTTTTCCAGAAATTAGGAATGAGAATATGTTACATGGACCCAAAATCCCATGACAGGCATATTGCTTATGTTTCACATTTATCGCATATAAGTTCCTTTATGCTTGGAAAAACAGTTTTGGAAAAAGAAAAAAACGAACGCAACATATTTGATCTTGCCGGTAGTGGTTTTGCTTCAACTGTAAGATTGGCCAAAAGCTCTCCTGCTATGTGGTCTCCCATTTTTGAGCAAAACAAAGAAAATGTGGTGGAGATTTTAACCGAATATATTCAGAACCTCAATATGTTTAAAGATTTATTGGAGAACAACGACTTTGAAGGAGTCTATAATGAAATGGAGAAGACAAACCATATCAAAACCATATTAAACGGAATCAATTAAAAAATCAATTATATAACAGTTACAATGGAAAACAAAAAAGAATTAGGAACCTGGTTAAATAAATTCAACTTAGATCATCCTTTGGTGATAGCAGGCCCTTGCAGTGCAGAGACAGAAGACCAGTTGGTGGAGATCGCAAAACAATTAAAGGATAGCGATGTTAGCGTTTTGCGAGCAGGACTTTGGAAACCTAGAACCCGCCCGGGGAATTTCGAAGGAGTTGGTGCTTTGGGCCTCAAATGGATGAAAACTGCCAAAGAAGAAACAGGTTTGTTAACTACTACAGAAGTTGCAAATGCCAATCATGTAGAACTTGCATTGGAAAATGATGTTGATATTTTATGGATTGGTGCCAGGACCACCGTTTCTCCATTCATCGTTCAAGAAATTGCTGAAGCCTTAAAAGGCACCGATAAAACAGTATTGATAAAAAATCCTGTGAACCCAGACCTTTCTTTATGGTTAGGTGCTGTAGAGCGTTTTTATACTGCCGATGTCAAGAATTTAGGAGTGATACACCGTGGATTTTCTACCTATGAAAAGACCAAATATAGGAACAATCCGGAATGGCAAATACCTATCGATTTGCAAAATAGGTTTCCGGACCTGCCGCTTATTTTAGATCCTTCGCATATTGCGGG
It encodes:
- a CDS encoding sulfate adenylyltransferase subunit 1 — its product is MEVLKIATAGSVDDGKSTLIGRLLYDTKSLTTDKLEAIEKSSRKKGLDYLDFSLATDGLVAEREQGITIDVAHIYFSTKKKSYIIADTPGHVEYTRNMVTGASTSQVSIILIDARKGVIEQTQRHFFINNLLRLKEVVVAVNKMDLVNYSEEVFNEIVSDFKKIQKESEYKDQKVTFIPVSALWGENIAEASTNMEWYQGDTVLDHLENIKTEDFQKNTQARFPVQTVIRPKTKEHRDFRGYAGKLSGGNLKVGEFVTVLPSLTSSKIKEIYFFDKKYEEASSGSSVTITLEDDINIARGDTLVKSDEIATSSKNLRSTICWMDSKSLVPGAKYLLQHNTNRILTKINSIETLKIGNYDAGEINSNLYLNQIGQVTLKLSKNIYADTYKNNPENGRFILIDPITNTTAGVGFIDSLNI
- a CDS encoding OsmC family protein; this encodes MKIHLKRLNTNYLFETKNERGDVVLLDNKSEEEPKGSSPMDLILRGIAGCSGIDVVMILKKQQHELEDLQIEVEGFREDGAIPNVFKKINLNFILQGDVSAAKVKRAVKLSMDKYCSVSKMLGKAAIITYSITLNGEEIN
- a CDS encoding homocysteine S-methyltransferase family protein; the protein is MSKLEEILSEKILILDGAMGTMLQEYKFSEEDFRGARFADWPKSLKGNNDLLSLTQPHAIEEIHRKYFLAGADIVETNTFSGTTIAMADYGMEELVYELNFESARIAKKVAIELTLEEPSKPRFVAGAIGPTNKTASMSPEVNDPGFRAISFEELLVAYKLQARALIEGGVDVLLVETVFDTLNAKAALYAIDELKEELQSEIPVMISGTITDASGRTLSGQTAEAFLISISHMNLLSVGFNCALGASQLTPHLEVLARKSNFGISAYPNAGLPNAFGEYDETPESMAGQIREYLEKGLVNILGGCCGTTPAHIKAIAKIAKEYQPRPLKKILNPETTL
- the metH gene encoding methionine synthase, translating into MLEFRALKLSGLEPLVITPESNFVNVGERTNMSGSKKFLRLIKEEKYEEAIGIAREQVDEGAQIIDVNMDDGMVDGKAAMVKFLNLIVAEPDIARVPIMIDSSKWEIIEAGLRVVQGKCVVNSISLKEGEEVFIDQAKKVKRYGAAVIIMAFDELGQADTLDRRIEIAKRSYNILTQKVGLAPEDIIFDLNIFPVATGMDEHRRNAIDFIEATRWVKSNLPHASISGGVSNVSFSFRGNNPVREAMHSVFLYHAIKAGMNIGIVNPAMLEVYDNIPKDLLEHVEDVILDRRDDATDRLLTFAETVTGSVRENKIDLSWREKPLQERITHALVRGVDAYILEDVEIARLASSRPIEVIEGFLMTGMNVVGDLFGSGKMFLPQVVKSARVMKKAVAYLLPFIEAAKDGSTGKGAKGRILMATVKGDVHDIGKNIVGVVLGCNNYEIIDLGVMVAPEKIIEIAKLENVDAIGLSGLITPSLDEMVYLAKEMQRQNFTVPLLIGGATTSKAHTAVKIDPHYTNAVIHVNDASRAVNVVNDLLKKETSEQYFKDIKTNYEVFRTNFQKRSKVKDFLPLELARENKFQINWKTSEIVKPNKLGVQVIEDLELEKLVPFLDWTPFFRSWELHGKYPAILTDEVVGEQASILFNEAQQLLKKILNEKLLKAKAVFGLFPANSVEDDDIEITISEGNEEKKKVFRTLRQQLKKYEGKPNFALADFIAPKDSGIQDYIGCFCVSTGFGTQELASKFEADLDDYNAIMVKALADRLAEAFAEYLHKKVRTEDWGYAAKEELSNEDLIKESYKGIRPAPGYPACPDHLEKITIWDVLKVEENIGVKLTDSLAMWPAASVSGYYFGNSEAKYFGLGKIKLDQVQDFAKRKKIPVEKAEKWLNPSISDQ
- the metF gene encoding methylenetetrahydrofolate reductase [NAD(P)H]: MKITEHITAAKGKTLFSFEILPPLKGQNIQSIFDGIDPLMEFNPPFIDVTYHREEYVYIEQPNGFLEKKVVRKRPGTVGICAAIQNKYGIDAVPHILCGGFTKEDTENFLIDLDFLGINNVMALRGDAVKSETYFKPEPNGNCFASDLVSQIQEMNQGQYLDTPLEKNHTTDFCVGVAGYPEKHMEAPSLDNDIERLKTKVAAGAEYVVTQMFYDNSKFFEFVAKCRKSGITVPIIPGLKPLATKRQLTNIPHRFHVDLPEELIKAVNNCKTDLEVREVGVEWCTAQSKELISSGVDVLHYYSMGKSTNIHKIASSVF